One part of the Sebastes fasciatus isolate fSebFas1 chromosome 8, fSebFas1.pri, whole genome shotgun sequence genome encodes these proteins:
- the pa2g4b gene encoding proliferation-associated protein 2G4b, whose product MSGDDETQEQTIADDLVVTKYKMGAEIANQALKTVVGAALPGVSVLSLCEKGDAFIMAETGKIFKKEKDMKKGIAFPTCVSVNNCVCHHSPLKSDPDVILKDGDVVKIDLGVHVDGFISNVAHSLVVGVTKDNPLTGRKADVLKAAHLCAEAALRLVKPGNQNSQVTEAWNKIAKSFKCSPIEGMLSHQLKQHVIDGEKTIIQNPTDQQKKDHEKAEFEVHEVYAVDVLISTGEGKAKDGGQRTTVYKRDPNKVYGLKMKTSRTFFSEMERRFDTMPFTLRAFEDEGKARLGVVECAKHELLQPFNVLHEKESEVVAQFKFTVLLMANGPLRITNSLFEPELYKSEHEVEDAELKALLQSSASRKTQKKKKKKASKTVETATGQATETEAAE is encoded by the exons ATGTCTGGAGACGACGAGACGCAGGAGCAGACCATCGCCGACGACTTGGTGGTCACCAAGTATAAGATGGGAGCCGAGATAGCGAACC AGGCTCTGAAGACGGTGGTCGGGGCAGCTCTGCCTGGAGTCTCTGTGCTCAGCCTGTGTGAAAAGGGAGACGCCTTCATCATGGCAGAAACTGGGAAAATCTTCAAGAAGGAAAAAGACATGAAGAAAG GTATCGCTTTTCCTACTTGTGTGTCAGTTAACAACTGTGTATGCCACCACTCCCCTCTGAAGAGTGACCCGGATGTCATACTGAAGGACGGGGACGTTGTCAAAAT TGATCTGGGTGTGCACGTTGATGGCTTCATCTCAAATGTGGCTCACAGCTTAGTTGTTGGAGTGACCAAG GACAACCCACTGACCGGACGGAAGGCTGACGTTCTCAAAGCGGCTCACCTCTGTGCTGAGGCTGCTCTGCGTCTTGTTAAGCCAGGAAACCAG AACTCGCAGGTCACAGAAGCCTGGAACAAGATTGCAAAGTCATTCAAGTGCTCTCCTATTGAAG GCATGCTGTCCCATCAGCTCAAACAACATGTGATCGATGGGGAGAAAACTATCATCCAAAACCCAACGGACCAGCAAAA AAAGGACCATGAGAAGGCTGAGTTTGAGGTGCATGAGGTATATGCAGTGGATGTTCTCATCAGCACTGGAGAGGGGAAG GCAAAGGATGGAGGTCAGAGGACCACCGTTTACAAACGAGACCCCAACAAGGTGTACGGCTTAAAGATGAAGACATCTCGGACATTCTTCAGTGAGATGGAGAGGCGCTTCGACACAATGCCTTTCACTCTGAG agCGTTTGAGGATGAAGGCAAGGCCAGGTTGGGCGTGGTGGAGTGTGCCAAACATGAGCTGCTGCAGCCGTTCAACGTGCTGCATGAGAAAGAGA GTGAAGTTGTTGCCCAGTTCAAGTTCACCGTGCTGCTCATGGCCAACGGACCTCTGCGAATCACAAACAGCCTCTTTGAGCCAGAACTCTACAAGTCTGAGCATGAAGTGGAGGACGCAGAGCTGAag